A stretch of the Camarhynchus parvulus chromosome 4, STF_HiC, whole genome shotgun sequence genome encodes the following:
- the STOX2 gene encoding storkhead-box protein 2 isoform X4 has protein sequence MHIVVTSQLLWILYWSMEPDHRGSGDVSPISMSPITQSQFIPLGEILCLAISAMNSARKQVTQEALMEHLTTCFPGVPTPSPEILRHTLNMLVRERKIYPTPDGYFIVTPQTYFITPSLIRTNSKWYHLDERIPDRSQCTSPQQGTITPSTSGCVRDRTLPKNHCDSCHCCREDMHSMHASTLQRKSAKDCKDSYCPPSLCQVPPTEKSKSTVNFSYKSETLTKPKDVEKQSKKFGLKLFRLSFKKDKTKQLANFSAQFPPEEWPLRDEDTPTTIPREVEMEIIRRINPDLTVENVMRHTALMKKLEEEKAQRSKAGSSAHHSGRSKKSRNHRKSHGKSRSHSKTRVSKGDPSDGSHLDIPAEREYEFYDPLTRSPREGCFIIEHKGDNYIMHSNPNMIESHFPMTPEWDVSGELAKRRTEMPFPEPSRGSSHSKVHRSHSHTQDRRSRNERSSKAKERSRSMDNSKGPLGSATLGTPEDIGEGCSPDDQTTSQTYIDDSTLRPSQSLSHQRALISSASYKETCIPEIAGGSVETPSSCSLLEQSKPTENLPSYSELNSCTTKSAVDDYFQCNTSSETVLTAPSPLGKNKEDHDTLTGTDGLKKMTPTERQSQHIAREPGVHKEESPKGPSSGSVIAGQTPEVIANGRLVQHHSTESSSLDKRKEIFSKDTLFKPLHNTLSVNSYHKSNTPLLKPHQKTPSDTLPVRCEKLEQAMVTSVTQVLPVSQRQQETTGNQEASFDYYNVSDDDDSEEGTNKNAEEEKNRDDVGTMQWLLEREKERDLQRKFEKNLTLLTPKETENSNNQRATHSARLDSMDSSSITVDSGFNSPRTRESLASNTSSIVESNRRQNPALSPAHGGAGPTFNFRATADPPTSEAEKLQKPGNCLQASVTSV, from the exons GTGATGTATCACCCATCAGCATGTCTCCCATCACTCAGTCACAGTTTATTCCACTTGGGGAAATCCTTTGCCTGGCCATCTCAGCAATGAACTCTGCCCGGAAACAAGTCACACAAGAAGCACTAATGGAGCACCTAACCACCTGCTTCCCAG GAGTTCCAACACCCAGTCCAGAAATCCTTCGACATACTTTGAACATGCTTGTACGGGAGAGGAAAATATACCCAACTCCGGATGGTTATTTCATTGTAACCCCACAGACTTACTTTATAACACCATCTCTCATAAGAACTAACAGTAAATGGTACCATTTGGATGAGAGGATACCTGACAGGTCTCAATGTACCTCTCCACAACAAGGAACTATAACTCCCTCCACCTCGGGATGTGTCAGGGACCGAACACTACCCAAAAACCACTGCGACTCCTGCCATTGTTGCAGAGAAGACATGCACAGCATGCATGCATCTACCCTACAGAGGAAATCAGCAAAAGACTGTAAAGACTCATACTGTCCTCCTTCATTATGTCAGGTCCCACCTACTGAGAAAAGTAAAAGTACTGTCAATTTTTCATATAAATCAGAGACGCTCACAAAGCCTAAGGATGTAGAAAAGCAGTCTAAGAAATTTGGACTCAAATTATTCCGATTAAGTTTTAAGAAGGATAAGACCAAACAGTTGGCAAATTTCTCTGCCCAGTTTCCTCCAGAGGAGTGGCCACTAAGGGACGAGGACACCCCTACCACTATACCTAGAGAGGTAGAAATGGAGATTATTAGGCGCATTAACCCAGACTTGACTGTGGAAAATGTCATGAGACACACTGCACTAATGAAGAaacttgaagaagaaaaagctcaaCGAAGCAAAGCAGGGTCTTCAGCTCACCACAGTGGACGAAGTAAAAAGAGCAGGAATCACAGAAAGTCTCATGGGAAATCAAGGTCGCACAGCAAGACCCGGGTGTCCAAAGGAGACCCATCAGATGGCTCTCATTTGGATATACCTGCTGAAAGGGAGTATGAGTTCTACGATCCCTTGACTCGATCCCCACGGGAAGGCTGTTTTATAATAGAGCACAAGGGAGATAATTATATAATGCACAGCAATCCTAACATGATTGAATCTCACTTTCCCATGACACCAGAGTGGGATGTGTCTGGTGAACTGGCCAAAAGAAGAACTGAAATGCCTTTCCCTGAACCTTCCAGAGGAAGCTCCCATTCCAAGGTCCATCGGAGCCACAGCCATACGCAGGATAGACGATCAAGGAATGAGCGGTCCAGTAAAGCTAAAGAAAGGTCTAGATCCATGGATAACTCCAAGGGACCTCTGGGCTCAGCTACTTTAGGCACACCTGAAGATATAGGTGAAGGCTGTAGCCCAGATGACCAAACAACTAGCCAAACCTACATTGATGATAGTACCTTAAGGCCATCTCAGTCGCTCAGTCATCAAAGGGCTCTGATTTCATCCGCAAGCTACAAAGAGACTTGCATCCCTGAAATAGCCGGGGGCAGTGTAGAAACCCCCAGTTCTTGTAGCCTATTGGAACAAAGCAAGCCTACGGAGAATTTGCCATCATATAGTGAGCTCAACTCCTGCACAACTAAATCTGCAGTTGATGACTATTTTCAGTGCAACACATCCAGTGAGACTGTGCTTACTGCTCCATCACCACTGGGAAAGAATAAAGAGGATCATGACACACTAACAGGGACAGATGGGCTAAAAAAAATGACTCCCACAGAAAGACAGTCTCAACATATTGCTAGGGAGCCTGGGGTGCACAAGGAGGAGTCTCCAAAGGGCCCAAGCAGTGGTTCAGTGATTGCTGGCCAAACTCCAGAGGTGATTGCTAACGGGCGGCTGGTTCAACACCATAGCACTGAATCAAGCAGCCTtgataaaaggaaagaaatatttagcAAGGATACACTCTTTAAGCCTCTGCACAACACTCTTTCTGTGAATAGTTATCATAAGTCTAACACCCCTCTGCTAAAGCCCCATCAAAAGACCCCCTCTGACACATTGCCTGTCAGATGTGAGAAACTTGAACAAGCGATGGTAACCTCAGTCACACAAGTCTTGCCTGTTTCTCAGAGACAGCAAGAGACAACCGGGAACCAGGAGGCCTCCTTTGACTACTACAACGTATCTGATGATGATGACTCGGAGGAAGGAACCAACAAAAAtgctgaggaagaaaagaacaggGATGATGTTGGTACGATGCAATGGCTCctagagagagaaaaggagagagatcTACAGCGAAAGTTTGAGAAGAATCTTACTCTTCTCACcccaaaggaaacagaaaatagcaACAACCAGAGAGCCACCCACTCAGCCCGCCTGGACAGcatggacagcagcagcattacTGTGGACAGCGGGTTCAACTCTCCACG
- the STOX2 gene encoding storkhead-box protein 2 isoform X5, with protein sequence MSPITQSQFIPLGEILCLAISAMNSARKQVTQEALMEHLTTCFPGVPTPSPEILRHTLNMLVRERKIYPTPDGYFIVTPQTYFITPSLIRTNSKWYHLDERIPDRSQCTSPQQGTITPSTSGCVRDRTLPKNHCDSCHCCREDMHSMHASTLQRKSAKDCKDSYCPPSLCQVPPTEKSKSTVNFSYKSETLTKPKDVEKQSKKFGLKLFRLSFKKDKTKQLANFSAQFPPEEWPLRDEDTPTTIPREVEMEIIRRINPDLTVENVMRHTALMKKLEEEKAQRSKAGSSAHHSGRSKKSRNHRKSHGKSRSHSKTRVSKGDPSDGSHLDIPAEREYEFYDPLTRSPREGCFIIEHKGDNYIMHSNPNMIESHFPMTPEWDVSGELAKRRTEMPFPEPSRGSSHSKVHRSHSHTQDRRSRNERSSKAKERSRSMDNSKGPLGSATLGTPEDIGEGCSPDDQTTSQTYIDDSTLRPSQSLSHQRALISSASYKETCIPEIAGGSVETPSSCSLLEQSKPTENLPSYSELNSCTTKSAVDDYFQCNTSSETVLTAPSPLGKNKEDHDTLTGTDGLKKMTPTERQSQHIAREPGVHKEESPKGPSSGSVIAGQTPEVIANGRLVQHHSTESSSLDKRKEIFSKDTLFKPLHNTLSVNSYHKSNTPLLKPHQKTPSDTLPVRCEKLEQAMVTSVTQVLPVSQRQQETTGNQEASFDYYNVSDDDDSEEGTNKNAEEEKNRDDVGTMQWLLEREKERDLQRKFEKNLTLLTPKETENSNNQRATHSARLDSMDSSSITVDSGFNSPRTRESLASNTSSIVESNRRQNPALSPAHGGAGPTFNFRATADPPTSEAEKLQKPGNCLQASVTSV encoded by the exons ATGTCTCCCATCACTCAGTCACAGTTTATTCCACTTGGGGAAATCCTTTGCCTGGCCATCTCAGCAATGAACTCTGCCCGGAAACAAGTCACACAAGAAGCACTAATGGAGCACCTAACCACCTGCTTCCCAG GAGTTCCAACACCCAGTCCAGAAATCCTTCGACATACTTTGAACATGCTTGTACGGGAGAGGAAAATATACCCAACTCCGGATGGTTATTTCATTGTAACCCCACAGACTTACTTTATAACACCATCTCTCATAAGAACTAACAGTAAATGGTACCATTTGGATGAGAGGATACCTGACAGGTCTCAATGTACCTCTCCACAACAAGGAACTATAACTCCCTCCACCTCGGGATGTGTCAGGGACCGAACACTACCCAAAAACCACTGCGACTCCTGCCATTGTTGCAGAGAAGACATGCACAGCATGCATGCATCTACCCTACAGAGGAAATCAGCAAAAGACTGTAAAGACTCATACTGTCCTCCTTCATTATGTCAGGTCCCACCTACTGAGAAAAGTAAAAGTACTGTCAATTTTTCATATAAATCAGAGACGCTCACAAAGCCTAAGGATGTAGAAAAGCAGTCTAAGAAATTTGGACTCAAATTATTCCGATTAAGTTTTAAGAAGGATAAGACCAAACAGTTGGCAAATTTCTCTGCCCAGTTTCCTCCAGAGGAGTGGCCACTAAGGGACGAGGACACCCCTACCACTATACCTAGAGAGGTAGAAATGGAGATTATTAGGCGCATTAACCCAGACTTGACTGTGGAAAATGTCATGAGACACACTGCACTAATGAAGAaacttgaagaagaaaaagctcaaCGAAGCAAAGCAGGGTCTTCAGCTCACCACAGTGGACGAAGTAAAAAGAGCAGGAATCACAGAAAGTCTCATGGGAAATCAAGGTCGCACAGCAAGACCCGGGTGTCCAAAGGAGACCCATCAGATGGCTCTCATTTGGATATACCTGCTGAAAGGGAGTATGAGTTCTACGATCCCTTGACTCGATCCCCACGGGAAGGCTGTTTTATAATAGAGCACAAGGGAGATAATTATATAATGCACAGCAATCCTAACATGATTGAATCTCACTTTCCCATGACACCAGAGTGGGATGTGTCTGGTGAACTGGCCAAAAGAAGAACTGAAATGCCTTTCCCTGAACCTTCCAGAGGAAGCTCCCATTCCAAGGTCCATCGGAGCCACAGCCATACGCAGGATAGACGATCAAGGAATGAGCGGTCCAGTAAAGCTAAAGAAAGGTCTAGATCCATGGATAACTCCAAGGGACCTCTGGGCTCAGCTACTTTAGGCACACCTGAAGATATAGGTGAAGGCTGTAGCCCAGATGACCAAACAACTAGCCAAACCTACATTGATGATAGTACCTTAAGGCCATCTCAGTCGCTCAGTCATCAAAGGGCTCTGATTTCATCCGCAAGCTACAAAGAGACTTGCATCCCTGAAATAGCCGGGGGCAGTGTAGAAACCCCCAGTTCTTGTAGCCTATTGGAACAAAGCAAGCCTACGGAGAATTTGCCATCATATAGTGAGCTCAACTCCTGCACAACTAAATCTGCAGTTGATGACTATTTTCAGTGCAACACATCCAGTGAGACTGTGCTTACTGCTCCATCACCACTGGGAAAGAATAAAGAGGATCATGACACACTAACAGGGACAGATGGGCTAAAAAAAATGACTCCCACAGAAAGACAGTCTCAACATATTGCTAGGGAGCCTGGGGTGCACAAGGAGGAGTCTCCAAAGGGCCCAAGCAGTGGTTCAGTGATTGCTGGCCAAACTCCAGAGGTGATTGCTAACGGGCGGCTGGTTCAACACCATAGCACTGAATCAAGCAGCCTtgataaaaggaaagaaatatttagcAAGGATACACTCTTTAAGCCTCTGCACAACACTCTTTCTGTGAATAGTTATCATAAGTCTAACACCCCTCTGCTAAAGCCCCATCAAAAGACCCCCTCTGACACATTGCCTGTCAGATGTGAGAAACTTGAACAAGCGATGGTAACCTCAGTCACACAAGTCTTGCCTGTTTCTCAGAGACAGCAAGAGACAACCGGGAACCAGGAGGCCTCCTTTGACTACTACAACGTATCTGATGATGATGACTCGGAGGAAGGAACCAACAAAAAtgctgaggaagaaaagaacaggGATGATGTTGGTACGATGCAATGGCTCctagagagagaaaaggagagagatcTACAGCGAAAGTTTGAGAAGAATCTTACTCTTCTCACcccaaaggaaacagaaaatagcaACAACCAGAGAGCCACCCACTCAGCCCGCCTGGACAGcatggacagcagcagcattacTGTGGACAGCGGGTTCAACTCTCCACG
- the STOX2 gene encoding storkhead-box protein 2 isoform X6 gives MLVRERKIYPTPDGYFIVTPQTYFITPSLIRTNSKWYHLDERIPDRSQCTSPQQGTITPSTSGCVRDRTLPKNHCDSCHCCREDMHSMHASTLQRKSAKDCKDSYCPPSLCQVPPTEKSKSTVNFSYKSETLTKPKDVEKQSKKFGLKLFRLSFKKDKTKQLANFSAQFPPEEWPLRDEDTPTTIPREVEMEIIRRINPDLTVENVMRHTALMKKLEEEKAQRSKAGSSAHHSGRSKKSRNHRKSHGKSRSHSKTRVSKGDPSDGSHLDIPAEREYEFYDPLTRSPREGCFIIEHKGDNYIMHSNPNMIESHFPMTPEWDVSGELAKRRTEMPFPEPSRGSSHSKVHRSHSHTQDRRSRNERSSKAKERSRSMDNSKGPLGSATLGTPEDIGEGCSPDDQTTSQTYIDDSTLRPSQSLSHQRALISSASYKETCIPEIAGGSVETPSSCSLLEQSKPTENLPSYSELNSCTTKSAVDDYFQCNTSSETVLTAPSPLGKNKEDHDTLTGTDGLKKMTPTERQSQHIAREPGVHKEESPKGPSSGSVIAGQTPEVIANGRLVQHHSTESSSLDKRKEIFSKDTLFKPLHNTLSVNSYHKSNTPLLKPHQKTPSDTLPVRCEKLEQAMVTSVTQVLPVSQRQQETTGNQEASFDYYNVSDDDDSEEGTNKNAEEEKNRDDVGTMQWLLEREKERDLQRKFEKNLTLLTPKETENSNNQRATHSARLDSMDSSSITVDSGFNSPRTRESLASNTSSIVESNRRQNPALSPAHGGAGPTFNFRATADPPTSEAEKLQKPGNCLQASVTSV, from the coding sequence ATGCTTGTACGGGAGAGGAAAATATACCCAACTCCGGATGGTTATTTCATTGTAACCCCACAGACTTACTTTATAACACCATCTCTCATAAGAACTAACAGTAAATGGTACCATTTGGATGAGAGGATACCTGACAGGTCTCAATGTACCTCTCCACAACAAGGAACTATAACTCCCTCCACCTCGGGATGTGTCAGGGACCGAACACTACCCAAAAACCACTGCGACTCCTGCCATTGTTGCAGAGAAGACATGCACAGCATGCATGCATCTACCCTACAGAGGAAATCAGCAAAAGACTGTAAAGACTCATACTGTCCTCCTTCATTATGTCAGGTCCCACCTACTGAGAAAAGTAAAAGTACTGTCAATTTTTCATATAAATCAGAGACGCTCACAAAGCCTAAGGATGTAGAAAAGCAGTCTAAGAAATTTGGACTCAAATTATTCCGATTAAGTTTTAAGAAGGATAAGACCAAACAGTTGGCAAATTTCTCTGCCCAGTTTCCTCCAGAGGAGTGGCCACTAAGGGACGAGGACACCCCTACCACTATACCTAGAGAGGTAGAAATGGAGATTATTAGGCGCATTAACCCAGACTTGACTGTGGAAAATGTCATGAGACACACTGCACTAATGAAGAaacttgaagaagaaaaagctcaaCGAAGCAAAGCAGGGTCTTCAGCTCACCACAGTGGACGAAGTAAAAAGAGCAGGAATCACAGAAAGTCTCATGGGAAATCAAGGTCGCACAGCAAGACCCGGGTGTCCAAAGGAGACCCATCAGATGGCTCTCATTTGGATATACCTGCTGAAAGGGAGTATGAGTTCTACGATCCCTTGACTCGATCCCCACGGGAAGGCTGTTTTATAATAGAGCACAAGGGAGATAATTATATAATGCACAGCAATCCTAACATGATTGAATCTCACTTTCCCATGACACCAGAGTGGGATGTGTCTGGTGAACTGGCCAAAAGAAGAACTGAAATGCCTTTCCCTGAACCTTCCAGAGGAAGCTCCCATTCCAAGGTCCATCGGAGCCACAGCCATACGCAGGATAGACGATCAAGGAATGAGCGGTCCAGTAAAGCTAAAGAAAGGTCTAGATCCATGGATAACTCCAAGGGACCTCTGGGCTCAGCTACTTTAGGCACACCTGAAGATATAGGTGAAGGCTGTAGCCCAGATGACCAAACAACTAGCCAAACCTACATTGATGATAGTACCTTAAGGCCATCTCAGTCGCTCAGTCATCAAAGGGCTCTGATTTCATCCGCAAGCTACAAAGAGACTTGCATCCCTGAAATAGCCGGGGGCAGTGTAGAAACCCCCAGTTCTTGTAGCCTATTGGAACAAAGCAAGCCTACGGAGAATTTGCCATCATATAGTGAGCTCAACTCCTGCACAACTAAATCTGCAGTTGATGACTATTTTCAGTGCAACACATCCAGTGAGACTGTGCTTACTGCTCCATCACCACTGGGAAAGAATAAAGAGGATCATGACACACTAACAGGGACAGATGGGCTAAAAAAAATGACTCCCACAGAAAGACAGTCTCAACATATTGCTAGGGAGCCTGGGGTGCACAAGGAGGAGTCTCCAAAGGGCCCAAGCAGTGGTTCAGTGATTGCTGGCCAAACTCCAGAGGTGATTGCTAACGGGCGGCTGGTTCAACACCATAGCACTGAATCAAGCAGCCTtgataaaaggaaagaaatatttagcAAGGATACACTCTTTAAGCCTCTGCACAACACTCTTTCTGTGAATAGTTATCATAAGTCTAACACCCCTCTGCTAAAGCCCCATCAAAAGACCCCCTCTGACACATTGCCTGTCAGATGTGAGAAACTTGAACAAGCGATGGTAACCTCAGTCACACAAGTCTTGCCTGTTTCTCAGAGACAGCAAGAGACAACCGGGAACCAGGAGGCCTCCTTTGACTACTACAACGTATCTGATGATGATGACTCGGAGGAAGGAACCAACAAAAAtgctgaggaagaaaagaacaggGATGATGTTGGTACGATGCAATGGCTCctagagagagaaaaggagagagatcTACAGCGAAAGTTTGAGAAGAATCTTACTCTTCTCACcccaaaggaaacagaaaatagcaACAACCAGAGAGCCACCCACTCAGCCCGCCTGGACAGcatggacagcagcagcattacTGTGGACAGCGGGTTCAACTCTCCACG